A single genomic interval of Helianthus annuus cultivar XRQ/B chromosome 6, HanXRQr2.0-SUNRISE, whole genome shotgun sequence harbors:
- the LOC110945059 gene encoding uncharacterized protein LOC110945059: protein MGDNEAPARRVVADYARPNAANARSSITRPAIGVNRWQIPPQIITMVTNTIQFHGLPSEDANVHLSRFSAICDTFQEQGVTEDACKLRLFPFSLADRAHAWLESLPAGSITTWAGMKEKFLGKYFPPSKTARLRSMIQEFRQKEGESFYETWECFKELLLKCPHHGFEDWALVESFYHGVTPTTRNMLNTTASGNLLTAKTPDECMDMFEDIAMSSYEFPESRDSSTTHRGVHKVNEVTRMQAQIDALQKQVGDMKVQKEQLCEICTGRHDTTVCPIAPTETPEQVEFVGNRNQGNFWERYNSNWKNHPNFSWKNNNPPRFQPRQSLFQDAGAGSSSGATNSTLEEMLRKNQETLAQQTQLLTQFITQGDARHRETQARFLEHETFMKNQSAAFQNLERTVGEMSQKLNQRPPGGLPSSTIANPNATAKAVTTRSGRGGVEVKPVVDEDPEVDEEIEMETPAGKVHERLRPASTSQSSGSSGEKKEAGKEPMRVYKPTPPYPGRLIKAKDAEQYGKFLEMLKKLHVNIPFVEALSKMPKYTKFLKDLLTNKKKLEDLSIVTLSEECSAILQNKLPMKVSDPGSFTIPCLIGNLIVSNALADLGASINLMPYSIFAKLDLGEPSPTRMSLQLADRTVKFPKGIVENMLVKVDKFVFPVDFVILDMDEDSEVPLILGRPFLATARALIDVYDGKLTLRVDEDKVTFDIQHSMRHTQQHDDTLFFIDNLMSHVGSLLSEICGRDASDTHVASVDDQGSGVTELDVKQDPLPQATEPSPRFEVFEVVKEEEKMADEFDSWPVKEADVGFPLTPTRTREKAQRSLDQHVVTVRRWYKKKEEPLKFAEHHSPHYMPRIKFGPGLDMYYPYSISIRVISELYTNFKEVTKCTSQSQS from the exons ATGGGTGACAACGAAGCCCCAGCTAGGAGAGTCGTCGCAGACTACGCCAGGCCGAACGCGGCCAATGCTCGTTCCAGCATTACCCGACCCGCTATCGGAGTTAATCGCTGGCAGATTCCACCGCAGATCATCACGATGGTTACGAACACCATCCAGTTCCACGGGTTACCTTCTGAGGACGCGAATGTCCATCTCTCGCGCTTTTCAGCTATCTGCGATACGTTCCAGGAGCAAGGTGTCACCGAGGATGCCTGCAAGCTGCGCCTATTTCCATTCTCGCTCGCTGACCGCGCTCATGCTTGGTTGGAATCCCTTCCTGCGGGATCCATCACTACCTGGGCCggtatgaaagaaaaattcttAGGCAAGTACTTTCCCCCTTCTAAAACCGCTCGTCTAAGGAGCATGATTCAAGAGTTTCGCCAAAAGGAGGGAGAGTCGTTCTACGAGACATGGGAGTGTTTCAAGGAGTTACTACTCAAGTGTCCTCATCATGGATTCGAGGATTGGGCTTTAGTTGAGAGTTTCTATCATGGAGTGACGCCCACTACGAGGAATATGTTGAATACTACTGCTAGTGGCAATCTGCTGACCGCCAAGACACCTGATGAGTGCATGGATATGTTCGAGGATATAGCGATGAGTAGCTACGAGTTTCCTGAGTCTAGAGATTCATCCACCACACATAGAGGAGTGCACAAGGTCAATGAGGTCACCAGGATGCAAGCACAGATTGACGCTTTGCAAAAGCAGGTGGGTGATATGAAGGTACAGAAGGAGCAGCTATGCGAGATATGCACTGGTAGGCATGACACGACCGTGTGTCCTATTGCTCCTACTGAGACACCAGAGCAGGTAGAGTTTGTGGGTAATCGAAATCAAGGAAATTTCTGGGAGCGTTACAATTCGAACTGGAAGAATCACCCGAATTTCAGCTGGAAGAACAACAACCCACCGAGGTTTCAGCCGCGTCAGAGTTTGTTTCAGGACGCAGGAGCAGGATCGAGTTCAGGTGCGACTAACTCGACATTAGAGGAGATGCTAAGGAAGAACCAGGAGACGTTAGCTCAGCAGACTCAGCTGCTTACACAGTTCATCACGCAGGGGGATGCTCGACATCGGGAGACACAGGCAAGGTTCTTGGAGCACGAGACTTTCATGAAAAATCAGAGCGCAGCATTCCAAAACCTTGAGAGGACTGTAGGTGAGATGTCACAGAAGTTGAATCAGAGACCTCCTGGTGGTCTCCCCAGTAGCACTATTGCGAACCCGAATGCCACTGCGAAAGCTGTTACTACAAGAAGTGGTCGAGGAGGTGTAGAGGTCAAGCCGGTAGTCGATGAGGACCCGGAGGTCGACGAGGAGATTGAGATGGAGACACCGGCTGGCAAAGTGCACGAGAGgctgcgcccagcaagtacaTCACAGTCCAGCGGGTCTTCAGGAGAGAAGAAGGAGGCAGGGAAGGAGCCGATGAGGGTGTATAAGCCAACACCCCCTTACCCAGGTCGATTAATAAAGGCTAAGGACGCAGAGCAGTACGGAAAGTTCCTCGAGATGTTGAAGAAGCTGCACGTGAATATTCCATTCGTAGAGGCTCTGTCGAAGATGCCGAAGTACACAAAGTTTCTCAAGGATTTGCTCACGAATAAGAAGAAGCTGGAGGACCTTTCTATTGTCACACTGAGCGAGGAGTGTTCTGCCATCTTGCAGAACAAGCTGCCGATGAAAGTATCTGATCCTGGTAGCTTCACCATTCCGTGTCTGATCGGAAATCTCATCGTCAGCAATGCGCTAGCAGACCTAGGTGCAAGCATAAATCTTATGCCGTATTCCATCTTTGCTAAGCTCGATCTAGGTGAGCCATCTCCTACGCGCATGAGCCTTCAGTTGGCTGATCGAACAGTGAAGTTCCCAAAAGGGATTGTGGAGAATATGTTAGTGAAGGTCGACAAATTCGTATTCCCAGttgacttcgtcatccttgacaTGGACGAGGACTCTGAGGTCCCACTGATTTTAGGACGTCCATTCCTTGCCACTGCACGAGCCCTCATTGACGTGTACGACGGCAAGTTGACTCTTCGAGTTGATGAGGATAAGGTCACATTCGACATTCAGCATTCCATGAGGCATACCCAGCAGCATGATGACACTCTATTTTTTATCGATAATCTTATGTCACATGTGGGTAGCCTCCTCAGCGAGATTTGCGGGAGAGATGCGTCTGATACGCATGTTGCGAGTGTGGATGATCAGGGGAGTGGGGTCACTGAGTTGGATGTTAAGCAGGACCCTCTGCCGCAGGCTACCGAGCCTTCCCCTAGATTTGAGGTGTTTGAGGTCGTCAAAGAAGAAGAGAAAATGGCTGACGAGTTTGATAGCTGGCCCGTGAAGGAAGCAGATGTTGGATTCCCACTCACACCCACAAGAACACGGGAGAAGGCACAAAGAAGCTTGGATCAACATGTTGTAACGGTGCGGAGATGGTATAAAAAGAAGGAGGAACCACTTAAGTTTGCAGAACACCACTCTCCTCATTACATGCCACGAATCAAGTTTGGTCCAG gtttggATATGTActacccgtactcaatctccattcgggtgatttcggAGTTGTACACCAATTTCAAGGAAGTTACCAAGTGTACTAGTCAGAGTCAAAGCTGA